One window of Leptotrichia trevisanii DSM 22070 genomic DNA carries:
- a CDS encoding autotransporter-associated N-terminal domain-containing protein gives MTNNLRQVSQDLRAFAKRTKDFKYTDSALITFLMTGMVSITSNLFSATTDKSIENQKQEISSSIKGMHQKVKETRRENDKLLKNTNLELIQLMEQGDHVVKSPWSSWQYGINYFNNNWNGTYKGKGDKKAKYPYEGIFQRSLNVYERTISPDSDKYSLFSKTRNPKSATGLSGNYGIASTKPVKEPIVGFEVNAGITPRQVQKGAITIPAKQATTPQTPTPVNFSPVAPNVPTINTVPVNITAVALNAFWNAQEQTVLARNLTTVSDGVYNLTGANDEAWCKTHPTPYCGANGDNPNYKAHAILEITKAGNYGIGTGVTFNVNASGERALSFDPIESSSGESKFTNEGKINLNATNTAGMELTTQENGVNVTGINKGTIKGEFDRQSAFTFTQEQNPTGIYTAINETGGTINLTGNTSTGFGFYVKSPGWVVKAINKGNVTMAGNTSYGIGLSTKATLPGGGTANNNVAAGSVFQNASGGIMNISGDNSGGIAVQKQADPSRALTVENSGGGTINVSGENSFGMYSELHQNVTNAGDINITGSKNNSIGLRNNNIDNDANSSMTNTGNINISSTGNTNIGLYTSNGTVINTGKVNVTAGKNVGMVVYGTGKGKNESGAEINVTSSDVSQGVVTKGTGSFTNKGKITLNSAGNGSVGVIVGNATPMESGTLDSTNGEIDITVTGNKSIGTFSNGNLTLGKTNVVANDGSVNFFEGKNTSSTTTFAAGKNSTAKTGQGSLLFYSDGGKFNIAGKLTADVAGGSDVNSRGTAFYYTAPSHYASFNSGDITTWANNIFNGSLKNLTLNMNKGSRLFVASDVGMNLSDTTGDSVSKATGANIQGAGYKTFMLYKSKLTINQNVNLDDDNDALNQLEIANSSIDNNNSQTITGTKTGLVALAQENKAHTNRADVTINNYGTVNLSGAKSTGMYAKYGILNNDTTGKITMGDSSTAIYGKDDSIVTNKGAVTIGSNSTGLYSEDTDQAITNDGTITSSGNNSIGVSYKPKAISAAGTDMLKNTGTITMTGDKNVGLYATEGAAATYNVLNAGTITMGDSASLSNPNVAIYTDNANHTLTNGGTVTVGKNSIGLYGYTSNNSGNVTVGNGGIGIYSQGGNVNLTGGTITTGSNEAVGVYTVGSGQNITNNGTTFNLGDNSFGFVNVGSGNTITSTISNIGLGNNSVYVYSNDTKGTVTNNTAISSTGNQNYGLYSAGTVNNNATINLSNGKGNVGIYSVGGGTATNNSSIIVGESDSKNNLFSIGMGAGYGTTDRGTIINKGTITVNGKDSIGMYASGSGSQAINDAGSTITLNADNTTGIYADNGATAINRGTITTSGSHSKVVGVYLGKGATLNNTGTIHIDSDNGTGIYLKGGIVANYGTITVAGGAKREAEFTTPPTGKEVGGVSIDAPAGATSATITVNGVPQTPTVVNTTGKNPITVSASSIGLYINTSGVNITKSIDGLNKLTNKADLIVGTEATEVTNSKYILVNDPNIINPYKQAMLQNNNIKWNIYSGSLTWMATPTLDRSNGSINSLYMAKIPYTAWAGRESTPVNSADTYHFTDGLEQRYGVKALGTRERLLFQKLNGIGNNEEVLLYQAFDEMMGHQYGNLQQRINATGNLLDKEFRYLKHDWRNPSKQNNKIKVFGMRDEYNTDTAGIINYTSNAYGVAYVHEDEKIKMGNSSGWYAGAVTNRFKFKDIGKSKENQTILKAGVFKTMSPKKDYNGALQWTIGGDVFVGINDMKRRYLVVDDVFQAKSDYHSYGAALKTDLGYDVRLSERTHFRPYGALKMEYGRFNDIKEDRGEMRLEVKGNDYFSVKPEVGMEFKYVQPLAVRTNLTVGLTAAYENELGKVGDVNNRGRVRYTTADWFGIRGEKDDRKGNGKFDLNIGVDNTRFGVTVNGGYDTKGKNVRAGIGFRAIY, from the coding sequence ATGACGAATAATCTTAGACAAGTTTCACAGGATTTAAGAGCATTTGCAAAGAGAACAAAAGATTTTAAGTATACAGATTCTGCATTAATCACGTTTTTAATGACAGGAATGGTATCAATCACAAGCAATTTATTTTCTGCAACTACAGATAAAAGCATAGAAAATCAGAAACAGGAAATTTCATCTTCAATAAAAGGTATGCATCAAAAAGTTAAGGAAACAAGACGTGAAAATGACAAATTACTAAAAAACACAAATCTTGAACTTATTCAATTAATGGAACAAGGAGATCATGTTGTAAAATCACCTTGGAGCAGCTGGCAATATGGTATAAATTACTTCAATAATAACTGGAACGGAACTTATAAAGGTAAAGGGGATAAAAAGGCGAAATATCCTTATGAAGGAATATTTCAAAGAAGTTTAAATGTTTATGAAAGAACTATATCTCCAGATAGTGATAAATACTCATTGTTTTCAAAAACAAGAAATCCAAAATCAGCTACAGGTTTATCAGGTAATTATGGAATAGCGAGTACAAAGCCAGTAAAAGAACCAATCGTAGGATTTGAAGTAAATGCGGGAATAACGCCAAGGCAAGTACAAAAAGGTGCGATAACTATTCCAGCAAAACAAGCAACAACACCGCAAACACCAACACCGGTTAATTTTAGCCCAGTAGCACCAAATGTACCAACGATAAATACTGTTCCTGTAAATATAACAGCAGTGGCATTAAACGCTTTTTGGAATGCTCAAGAACAAACAGTGTTGGCCAGAAATTTAACTACTGTTTCTGATGGAGTATACAATTTAACAGGAGCTAATGATGAGGCATGGTGTAAAACTCATCCAACCCCTTATTGTGGAGCAAATGGTGATAATCCTAATTATAAAGCACATGCAATATTAGAGATAACTAAAGCAGGTAATTATGGTATAGGGACAGGTGTTACATTTAATGTAAATGCTTCAGGTGAAAGAGCATTATCTTTTGATCCCATAGAAAGTAGTTCAGGAGAAAGTAAATTTACTAATGAGGGGAAAATTAATTTAAATGCTACAAATACAGCAGGAATGGAACTAACAACACAAGAAAATGGTGTAAATGTAACAGGTATAAATAAAGGTACAATAAAAGGGGAGTTTGATAGACAATCAGCTTTTACATTTACTCAGGAACAAAATCCTACAGGAATATATACAGCAATAAATGAAACAGGTGGAACCATCAATTTAACAGGAAACACTTCAACGGGATTTGGTTTTTATGTAAAAAGTCCAGGATGGGTTGTAAAAGCTATAAATAAAGGTAATGTTACTATGGCTGGTAATACTAGCTACGGTATAGGGCTAAGTACGAAAGCTACACTGCCTGGTGGAGGAACTGCAAATAATAATGTAGCAGCAGGTTCAGTATTTCAAAATGCATCAGGTGGAATAATGAACATCAGTGGAGATAATTCAGGAGGAATAGCGGTACAAAAACAAGCTGATCCTAGTCGTGCCTTGACAGTTGAAAATTCCGGTGGTGGAACCATAAATGTAAGTGGAGAAAATTCTTTTGGGATGTATTCGGAATTACATCAAAATGTTACAAATGCAGGAGATATAAATATAACAGGTTCAAAAAATAATTCGATTGGACTTAGAAATAATAATATTGATAATGATGCAAACAGTAGTATGACAAATACAGGTAATATAAACATTTCAAGTACAGGTAATACAAATATAGGACTTTATACAAGTAATGGAACGGTTATAAATACAGGTAAAGTAAATGTAACAGCTGGGAAAAATGTTGGTATGGTTGTTTATGGTACTGGAAAAGGGAAAAATGAAAGTGGTGCAGAAATTAATGTCACTTCTTCTGATGTTTCACAAGGAGTTGTAACTAAAGGAACGGGTTCATTTACAAATAAAGGTAAGATAACCCTTAACAGTGCTGGAAACGGTTCAGTTGGAGTTATAGTTGGAAATGCGACTCCAATGGAAAGTGGAACTTTAGATAGTACAAATGGAGAAATTGATATAACTGTAACGGGTAATAAATCTATAGGAACTTTTTCAAATGGTAATTTAACATTAGGAAAAACAAATGTTGTTGCTAATGATGGATCCGTAAACTTTTTTGAAGGAAAAAATACTTCATCAACTACTACATTTGCGGCAGGTAAAAATTCAACTGCTAAAACTGGACAAGGTTCATTGTTATTTTATTCAGATGGCGGAAAATTCAATATAGCTGGTAAATTGACTGCTGATGTTGCAGGAGGTAGTGATGTTAATAGTAGAGGAACTGCATTTTACTATACTGCCCCTTCACATTATGCTTCATTTAATTCAGGAGATATAACTACTTGGGCAAATAATATCTTTAATGGAAGTTTAAAGAATTTAACATTGAATATGAATAAAGGTTCAAGGTTATTTGTAGCTTCAGATGTAGGAATGAATTTATCTGATACAACAGGAGATTCTGTTTCAAAAGCTACAGGAGCAAATATACAAGGTGCAGGTTATAAAACGTTTATGTTGTACAAAAGTAAACTTACTATAAATCAAAATGTAAATCTTGATGATGATAATGATGCACTTAATCAGCTTGAAATTGCAAATTCTTCTATAGATAATAATAACAGTCAAACAATAACAGGAACTAAAACTGGATTGGTAGCACTTGCACAGGAAAACAAAGCACATACAAATAGAGCTGATGTTACAATAAATAACTATGGTACAGTTAATTTGTCAGGAGCAAAGTCAACCGGTATGTATGCTAAATATGGAATATTGAATAATGATACTACAGGAAAAATCACAATGGGAGATTCTTCAACTGCAATATATGGGAAAGACGATTCAATAGTTACTAATAAAGGTGCAGTTACAATAGGCTCAAACTCAACAGGACTATACTCGGAAGATACTGATCAGGCAATTACAAATGATGGAACAATTACAAGTTCAGGTAATAATTCTATTGGAGTATCGTATAAACCTAAAGCAATTTCAGCAGCTGGAACAGATATGTTAAAAAATACAGGTACGATTACAATGACAGGAGATAAAAATGTAGGGTTGTATGCTACAGAAGGTGCAGCTGCTACATATAATGTGTTAAATGCAGGAACAATTACAATGGGAGATTCTGCTTCATTATCAAATCCTAATGTTGCAATTTATACTGACAATGCAAATCATACATTAACAAATGGAGGAACTGTTACTGTAGGTAAAAACTCAATTGGATTATATGGTTATACATCAAATAACTCAGGTAATGTTACTGTTGGAAATGGTGGAATTGGAATTTATTCTCAAGGTGGAAATGTAAACTTAACTGGAGGAACAATTACAACGGGTTCTAATGAGGCAGTGGGAGTTTATACTGTTGGAAGTGGACAAAATATTACAAACAATGGAACGACATTTAATTTGGGTGATAACTCATTTGGATTTGTGAATGTAGGTAGTGGAAATACAATAACTTCAACTATTTCAAATATAGGACTTGGAAACAACAGTGTATATGTTTATTCAAACGACACTAAAGGAACAGTAACAAATAATACTGCTATCTCTTCAACTGGAAACCAAAACTACGGACTTTATTCAGCTGGAACTGTAAATAATAATGCAACCATTAATTTGTCAAATGGTAAAGGAAATGTTGGAATATATAGTGTTGGTGGAGGAACTGCAACAAATAATTCTTCGATAATTGTAGGGGAATCAGATTCAAAAAATAATTTATTTTCAATCGGTATGGGTGCAGGGTACGGTACAACAGATCGTGGAACTATAATAAATAAAGGTACAATTACTGTAAATGGTAAAGACAGTATAGGGATGTATGCAAGTGGCTCAGGAAGTCAGGCTATAAATGATGCAGGATCGACTATAACATTAAATGCAGACAATACCACAGGTATTTATGCTGATAATGGAGCTACTGCAATTAATAGAGGTACAATTACAACTTCGGGTTCACATTCAAAAGTAGTTGGAGTGTATCTAGGTAAAGGTGCAACACTTAATAATACTGGTACAATTCATATTGATTCAGATAATGGAACAGGTATTTATCTAAAAGGTGGAATAGTAGCAAATTATGGAACTATAACAGTGGCTGGAGGAGCGAAAAGAGAAGCAGAATTTACAACACCTCCAACAGGTAAAGAAGTTGGTGGAGTGTCAATTGATGCACCTGCAGGAGCAACAAGTGCCACAATTACTGTAAATGGAGTACCTCAAACACCAACAGTAGTAAATACAACAGGTAAAAATCCAATAACAGTGTCAGCTTCGAGTATTGGGTTATATATAAATACTTCAGGGGTAAATATTACAAAATCAATAGATGGATTGAATAAATTAACAAACAAGGCGGATTTAATTGTTGGTACAGAAGCTACAGAAGTGACAAATAGCAAATATATTTTGGTAAATGATCCTAATATAATAAATCCATATAAACAAGCTATGTTGCAAAATAATAATATAAAATGGAATATTTACTCAGGTTCATTAACATGGATGGCTACACCAACATTAGATCGTTCAAATGGTTCGATAAACAGTCTATATATGGCTAAAATACCGTATACAGCTTGGGCAGGGCGAGAAAGTACACCAGTAAACAGTGCAGACACATACCACTTTACGGATGGGCTTGAACAAAGATACGGAGTCAAGGCTTTAGGAACTAGAGAACGTTTATTATTCCAAAAACTAAATGGAATAGGAAACAACGAGGAAGTATTGCTGTATCAGGCATTCGATGAAATGATGGGACATCAATATGGAAATCTTCAACAAAGAATCAACGCAACTGGAAACTTGCTGGACAAAGAGTTCAGATACTTAAAACACGACTGGAGAAATCCATCTAAACAAAACAACAAGATTAAAGTGTTCGGTATGAGAGATGAATACAACACTGATACTGCAGGAATTATTAACTACACAAGCAATGCCTACGGTGTGGCTTACGTTCATGAGGATGAAAAAATCAAGATGGGTAACTCAAGCGGATGGTATGCAGGAGCCGTAACAAACAGATTCAAGTTCAAGGACATCGGAAAATCAAAAGAAAATCAGACAATACTTAAAGCAGGAGTGTTCAAGACAATGTCGCCGAAGAAGGATTATAACGGGGCATTGCAATGGACAATTGGTGGAGATGTATTTGTAGGTATTAATGACATGAAACGTAGATATTTGGTTGTGGATGACGTATTCCAGGCTAAATCTGATTATCATTCTTATGGTGCTGCTTTGAAAACTGATTTAGGATATGATGTAAGATTGAGTGAGAGAACACATTTCCGTCCATATGGAGCCTTGAAGATGGAATATGGAAGATTTAACGACATCAAGGAAGACAGAGGGGAAATGAGACTGGAAGTAAAAGGGAACGACTACTTCTCAGTTAAGCCAGAAGTTGGAATGGAATTCAAATATGTGCAACCGTTAGCAGTAAGAACAAACTTGACAGTGGGACTTACAGCTGCCTATGAGAATGAGTTAGGAAAAGTTGGAGATGTGAACAACAGAGGAAGAGTAAGATACACGACAGCTGACTGGTTCGGAATCAGAGGGGAAAAGGATGACAGAAAAGGAAACGGTAAGTTTGACTTGAACATTGGAGTTGACAACACAAGATTTGGAGTAACAGTAAATGGAGGATATGATACCAAAGGTAAGAATGTAAGGGCAGGTATTGGATTTAGAGCTATTTACTAG
- a CDS encoding virulence RhuM family protein, which produces MNNEIIIYNTEDGKAQISLRLENGMVWLSQSEIAELFDTTKQNISKHIKAIFEDRELNREVVVNYQLTTTQHGAIKGKTQTKKVAYYNLDMILAIGYRVRSPRGMQFRNYATTILKEYLVKGFAIDDEKLKNLGGGNYFKELLDRIRDIRSSEKVFYRQILDLFSTSIDYNPKSEEAKHFFATVQNKMHFAIHSHTASELIYNRVDSEKSFMGLSTFKGELPTLNEAKIAKNYLTEKELKGLNQLVSGYLDFAERQAEKEISMTMQDWVNHVDKILTASGENLLSGNGEVSHTQMIKKVENEYKKYQSKTLSKVEKDYLKEIKNIETKINKIKI; this is translated from the coding sequence ATGAATAACGAAATAATTATTTATAATACAGAAGACGGAAAGGCCCAGATAAGTTTACGCCTGGAAAACGGCATGGTTTGGCTAAGCCAGTCTGAAATAGCCGAACTCTTTGACACAACTAAACAAAATATAAGCAAACATATAAAAGCTATTTTTGAAGACAGAGAATTAAACAGGGAAGTGGTTGTAAACTATCAGTTGACTACCACTCAACACGGAGCAATTAAAGGTAAAACTCAGACAAAAAAAGTTGCCTACTATAACCTTGATATGATATTAGCCATAGGTTATCGTGTACGTTCACCTAGAGGAATGCAGTTCAGGAATTATGCAACAACAATTTTAAAAGAGTATCTTGTCAAAGGATTTGCTATAGATGACGAAAAACTTAAAAATTTAGGCGGTGGAAATTATTTCAAAGAACTGTTAGACAGAATCCGAGATATTCGTTCAAGTGAAAAAGTTTTTTATCGCCAAATTTTAGATTTATTTTCCACAAGTATTGACTACAATCCTAAAAGTGAAGAAGCGAAACATTTTTTCGCTACTGTTCAAAATAAAATGCACTTTGCCATACACAGCCACACAGCAAGTGAATTAATTTATAATCGTGTTGATAGTGAAAAATCATTTATGGGGCTTTCGACATTTAAAGGGGAGCTCCCTACTCTTAATGAAGCCAAGATCGCTAAAAATTATTTGACAGAAAAAGAACTTAAAGGGTTGAATCAATTAGTTTCGGGATATTTAGACTTTGCAGAAAGACAGGCAGAAAAAGAAATATCAATGACAATGCAGGACTGGGTAAATCATGTAGATAAAATCCTTACAGCTTCTGGAGAAAATTTGCTTTCAGGAAATGGAGAAGTTTCACACACTCAAATGATAAAAAAAGTAGAAAATGAATATAAGAAATATCAATCAAAAACTTTAAGTAAAGTTGAAAAAGATTATCTCAAAGAAATTAAAAATATTGAAACAAAAATAAATAAAATCAAAATTTAA
- a CDS encoding tRNA 2-thiocytidine biosynthesis TtcA family protein, producing MNLENIESYSDNENTMDKEQLNAGKIASTSLGSAVCETILPSVPLQPLETIEKSIQKKYRSALWTPFVKALKEFEMVKDGDRIAVAISGGKDSLLLSKLFQELKRASRTNFELVFISMNPGFNPANLNNLKKNLKHLNIPCEIYNDNIFEIAEKIAKDYPCYMCAKMRRGSLYTKATSLGCNKLALGHHFDDVIETTLMSMFYMGKFETMLPKLKSDNFEIELIRPLFYVEEKAIIKWVRNNGILPMNCGCTVAAEKTSSKRRETKELIAQLVKSNPDIKKRIVQSTQNVNLEKILGWKDSDGKYSYLDKF from the coding sequence ATGAATTTAGAAAATATTGAAAGCTATTCCGATAATGAAAATACAATGGATAAGGAACAACTAAATGCTGGCAAGATTGCTTCCACTTCTCTTGGAAGTGCAGTCTGTGAAACGATTTTGCCATCTGTTCCGCTTCAACCATTGGAAACTATTGAAAAAAGTATTCAGAAAAAATACCGTTCAGCACTTTGGACACCTTTTGTAAAAGCTTTAAAAGAATTTGAGATGGTAAAGGATGGAGATAGAATCGCAGTTGCCATTTCTGGCGGAAAAGACAGTCTTTTGCTTTCAAAACTGTTTCAGGAGCTGAAAAGAGCCAGCAGAACTAATTTTGAACTGGTATTCATTTCAATGAATCCTGGATTTAATCCTGCCAATTTAAATAATTTGAAAAAAAATCTGAAACATCTGAATATTCCGTGCGAAATTTATAACGATAATATTTTTGAAATTGCAGAAAAAATTGCAAAAGACTATCCCTGCTACATGTGTGCCAAAATGCGGCGTGGAAGCCTTTACACAAAAGCAACTTCACTTGGGTGTAACAAACTGGCACTTGGGCATCATTTTGACGATGTTATCGAAACTACTCTAATGAGCATGTTTTATATGGGAAAATTTGAAACAATGCTACCAAAATTAAAGTCCGATAATTTTGAAATAGAATTAATCCGTCCATTATTCTACGTTGAAGAAAAAGCAATTATAAAATGGGTACGAAATAACGGAATTTTGCCAATGAACTGTGGCTGTACAGTAGCCGCCGAAAAGACTTCAAGCAAACGACGTGAAACAAAGGAATTAATCGCACAGCTTGTAAAAAGCAATCCAGACATAAAAAAACGTATAGTTCAGTCAACACAAAATGTAAATTTAGAAAAAATATTAGGCTGGAAAGACTCTGACGGAAAATACTCATATTTAGACAAATTCTAA
- a CDS encoding DUF4911 domain-containing protein: protein METKEKQIKSWEYIIQTKKEHIDFINKIIEAYDGLGNVRTLDNQNGLIKILTNSYLLDDMDKTIKTLQQKDIEIEILEKREWLGVL, encoded by the coding sequence ATGGAAACTAAAGAAAAGCAAATAAAAAGCTGGGAATACATTATTCAAACAAAAAAAGAACACATTGACTTTATCAATAAAATCATAGAAGCCTACGATGGTTTAGGAAATGTAAGAACACTTGACAACCAGAACGGATTAATAAAAATCCTCACAAATTCATATCTTTTAGACGATATGGACAAAACAATCAAAACATTACAGCAAAAAGATATCGAAATAGAAATTCTAGAAAAAAGAGAATGGCTTGGAGTATTATAA
- the rsmA gene encoding 16S rRNA (adenine(1518)-N(6)/adenine(1519)-N(6))-dimethyltransferase RsmA: MKRKKEKYQKKNKNFENENHKAKKKYGQNFLNDSNLSDKILDVANIDEETEVLEIGPGLGFLTEKLIENSKFLTAFEIDDDLIPFLTKKFEKKENFKLIHQDFMEADLEKFFENKQNVKVVANIPYYITSPIINKLLEYRENIDEIYLMVQKEVAERIASQPHSKNMSLLTHAVQFYAEAEYLFTVPKEKFDPVPKVDSAFLGIKILKDKRYESQISEEKYFKYLKEAFSNKRKSIANNLTKLGFSKDAVGTALEKVGKTRLARTEEFSVQEFIDFIGILEK, encoded by the coding sequence TTGAAAAGAAAAAAAGAGAAATATCAGAAAAAAAATAAAAATTTTGAAAATGAAAATCATAAGGCTAAAAAAAAATATGGACAGAATTTTTTAAATGATAGCAATTTGTCGGATAAAATTTTGGATGTGGCGAATATTGATGAGGAAACAGAAGTTCTGGAAATAGGGCCGGGATTGGGATTTTTGACGGAAAAGCTGATTGAAAATTCTAAATTTTTGACTGCTTTTGAGATAGATGATGATTTGATACCGTTTTTGACTAAGAAATTTGAGAAAAAAGAAAATTTTAAATTGATTCATCAGGATTTTATGGAAGCAGATTTAGAAAAATTTTTTGAAAATAAACAAAATGTGAAAGTTGTGGCAAATATTCCATACTACATAACTTCGCCAATTATTAACAAATTGCTCGAATACCGTGAAAATATTGATGAAATTTATTTGATGGTGCAAAAGGAAGTGGCAGAGCGGATTGCTTCACAGCCTCACAGTAAAAATATGAGTCTTCTTACACACGCAGTTCAATTTTATGCCGAAGCCGAATATTTGTTCACTGTCCCAAAGGAAAAATTTGATCCTGTTCCGAAAGTTGATTCAGCATTTTTAGGAATAAAGATTTTGAAAGATAAAAGATATGAAAGCCAGATTTCAGAAGAAAAATATTTTAAATATTTGAAAGAAGCCTTTTCAAACAAACGAAAGAGTATTGCTAATAATTTGACAAAATTAGGATTTTCCAAAGATGCAGTTGGAACTGCACTAGAAAAAGTTGGAAAGACGAGACTCGCACGGACTGAGGAATTTTCTGTTCAGGAATTTATTGATTTTATTGGGATTTTGGAAAAGTAA
- the hpt gene encoding hypoxanthine phosphoribosyltransferase, with translation MTRDVEFGIKKQLITKEEIQKKVRELGEKITEDFKNESEPLIVVGLLKGSIVFMADLIREIRLPLEIDFIEASSYGEGTQSSREVKILKDLRSTISGKNVLVVEDIIDSGFTLKKILQLLGSRNPKKVSLCTLLDKPERREMEVDVQYIGFEIPNEFVVGYGLDFNENYRNLEYVGVAEPSVFE, from the coding sequence ATGACAAGAGATGTTGAATTTGGAATAAAAAAACAGTTGATTACGAAAGAAGAAATTCAGAAAAAAGTAAGGGAATTAGGAGAAAAAATTACAGAGGATTTTAAAAATGAAAGTGAGCCTTTGATAGTTGTTGGGCTTTTGAAAGGATCGATTGTGTTTATGGCGGATTTGATTAGAGAGATAAGATTACCACTTGAAATTGACTTTATTGAGGCTTCAAGTTATGGGGAAGGAACTCAAAGTTCCAGGGAAGTTAAGATTTTGAAGGATTTGAGAAGTACAATCAGTGGGAAAAATGTACTGGTTGTGGAAGATATTATTGATTCAGGATTTACATTAAAAAAAATATTGCAGCTTTTAGGAAGTAGAAACCCTAAGAAAGTGTCATTGTGTACGCTTTTAGACAAGCCTGAAAGAAGAGAAATGGAAGTTGACGTGCAGTATATTGGTTTTGAAATTCCAAATGAATTTGTTGTGGGATATGGACTTGATTTTAATGAAAATTATAGAAATCTTGAATATGTAGGGGTTGCTGAGCCATCAGTATTTGAATAA
- the rplT gene encoding 50S ribosomal protein L20, translating into MPRVKTGIVRRKRHKKVLKEAKGYRGAIKTNYKKANEAVKKAMAYATEHRKLKKRKMRELWIIRINAAARLNGISYSRLMNGLKKAGIELDRKVLADLALNNPAEFAKLVEKVK; encoded by the coding sequence ATGCCAAGAGTAAAAACAGGAATAGTTAGAAGAAAAAGACATAAAAAAGTTTTAAAAGAAGCAAAAGGTTATAGAGGAGCCATAAAAACAAATTATAAAAAGGCTAATGAAGCAGTTAAAAAAGCTATGGCTTACGCAACTGAACATAGAAAATTGAAAAAAAGAAAAATGCGTGAATTATGGATTATCAGAATTAACGCTGCTGCAAGATTAAATGGAATTTCTTATTCAAGATTAATGAACGGACTTAAAAAAGCTGGAATTGAACTTGACAGAAAAGTTTTAGCAGACTTAGCATTAAATAATCCTGCTGAATTTGCAAAATTAGTAGAAAAAGTTAAATAG
- the rpmI gene encoding 50S ribosomal protein L35: MPKMKTHKGTKKRVKVTGSGKISLRHSGKSHILTKKTHKRKKRLGQDAIAPKGAERKIKKVLAGQEGR, encoded by the coding sequence ATGCCAAAAATGAAAACACATAAAGGAACAAAAAAAAGAGTTAAAGTTACAGGAAGTGGAAAAATTTCTTTAAGACACTCAGGAAAGAGCCATATCTTAACTAAAAAAACTCATAAAAGAAAAAAACGTCTAGGACAAGACGCAATCGCTCCAAAAGGTGCTGAAAGAAAAATCAAAAAAGTATTGGCTGGACAAGAAGGAAGATAG
- the infC gene encoding translation initiation factor IF-3 — protein sequence MFFIRGNNRSDEPRMNERIRAREIRVVGDDGEQFGVMSARDALALAAEKELDLVEISPNATPPVCKIMDYGKFKYEKTKKDKENKKKQKNVVVKEIRIKPHIDEHDKETKISQIEKFIAKEHKVKVSLRLTGRERLHAESAIKVLDEFASHFEETATVEKKYGKEQVQKFILLSPKK from the coding sequence GTGTTTTTTATAAGAGGAAATAACCGATCTGATGAGCCAAGAATGAATGAGCGAATTAGGGCAAGAGAAATTAGAGTTGTTGGTGATGATGGAGAACAGTTTGGAGTAATGTCGGCTAGAGATGCATTGGCACTTGCGGCAGAAAAAGAACTGGACTTAGTTGAGATTTCACCAAATGCAACACCGCCTGTATGCAAAATTATGGACTATGGAAAATTCAAGTATGAGAAAACGAAGAAAGACAAGGAAAATAAGAAAAAGCAAAAAAATGTCGTTGTTAAAGAGATTAGAATCAAGCCTCATATTGACGAACATGATAAGGAAACAAAAATTTCTCAGATTGAAAAATTTATAGCCAAGGAGCATAAGGTAAAAGTCAGCTTAAGACTTACAGGTAGAGAAAGATTGCACGCAGAATCTGCTATTAAAGTATTAGACGAATTTGCAAGCCATTTTGAAGAAACTGCAACAGTTGAGAAAAAATATGGAAAAGAACAGGTTCAAAAATTTATTTTATTATCGCCTAAAAAATAA